A genomic segment from Dermatobacter hominis encodes:
- a CDS encoding alpha/beta hydrolase — MLDLIAATGAPPPMEAGPEVAREGFALLCAAFGTGPEDVEVEDIEVAGADGPLPARRYRPVALPAEERAPALVFLHGGGFVIGSLDTHDALCRELAVGAEAVVVSVDYRLAPEHPAPAAVHDVDAALADVVARADGLGIDADRVAVGGDSAGGNLAALAALHWSERRRAEPDLPPLRLQVLIYPVTDLVGDHERFASLRTNGEGYLLTAETMDFFMHHYVRSSDVDPTDPSVNPMRVEDLSDVAPALVLTAEYDPLRDEGEAYAVALEAAGVPVESERFDGAIHAFVQMTSTQIGRRAVDRICLALRDALA, encoded by the coding sequence GTGCTGGACCTGATCGCGGCGACCGGGGCGCCCCCGCCCATGGAGGCGGGTCCTGAGGTGGCGAGGGAGGGCTTCGCCCTGCTGTGCGCGGCGTTCGGGACGGGCCCCGAGGACGTCGAGGTCGAGGACATCGAGGTCGCCGGCGCCGACGGGCCGCTGCCGGCACGGCGGTACCGCCCGGTCGCCCTGCCGGCCGAGGAGCGGGCCCCCGCGCTCGTGTTCCTGCACGGGGGCGGGTTCGTGATCGGGTCGCTCGACACCCACGACGCGCTGTGCCGCGAGCTCGCCGTCGGCGCCGAGGCCGTGGTGGTGTCGGTCGACTACCGACTGGCCCCCGAGCACCCCGCGCCAGCGGCCGTGCACGACGTCGACGCCGCGCTCGCCGACGTGGTCGCCCGGGCCGACGGCCTCGGCATCGACGCGGATCGGGTGGCGGTGGGCGGCGACTCGGCGGGGGGCAACCTCGCGGCGCTCGCCGCGCTGCACTGGTCCGAGCGGCGTCGGGCCGAGCCCGACCTGCCGCCGCTGCGGCTCCAGGTGCTGATCTACCCGGTCACCGACCTCGTCGGCGACCACGAGCGCTTCGCCTCGTTGCGGACCAACGGCGAGGGGTACCTCCTCACCGCCGAGACGATGGACTTCTTCATGCATCACTACGTGCGGAGCTCCGACGTCGACCCGACCGATCCGTCGGTGAACCCGATGCGGGTCGAGGACCTCTCCGACGTGGCCCCCGCGCTGGTGCTGACCGCCGAGTACGACCCGCTGCGCGACGAGGGCGAGGCCTATGCCGTCGCGCTCGAGGCGGCCGGCGTCCCGGTCGAGTCCGAGCGCTTCGACGGCGCCATCCACGCCTTCGTGCAGATGACCTCCACGCAGATCGGCCGGCGCGCCGTGGACCGCATCTGCCTCGCCCTGCGCGACGCCCTGGCCTGA
- a CDS encoding TadE/TadG family type IV pilus assembly protein produces the protein MKHRTAPSGRGIGGWRGTRLGRVYRHRRARSDRGAALIEAAIILPVLMIFLLGIIEFGLVYATGATATGASRSGARLAAATFGPNKANLTPAAGEVANAVSADLTALTSAVPIGMVVYRVNPTGTDGAPVGGFPSSNDTMSGGCTANCFRYKWNSSTKKMEANGGPGWANPEVCTAGSIDNVGVWVLIRHSYLTKLIGQYNYVEGKTVMRLEPVPTDQCT, from the coding sequence ATGAAGCACCGCACCGCTCCCAGCGGGCGGGGGATCGGCGGTTGGCGGGGGACCCGTCTCGGCCGCGTCTACCGCCACCGCCGCGCCCGCTCCGACCGCGGCGCGGCCCTGATCGAGGCGGCGATCATCCTGCCGGTGCTCATGATCTTCCTCCTCGGGATCATCGAGTTCGGCCTCGTGTACGCGACCGGCGCCACCGCCACCGGTGCGAGCCGCAGCGGCGCCCGCCTGGCCGCCGCGACCTTCGGGCCGAACAAGGCGAACCTGACCCCCGCCGCCGGCGAGGTGGCGAACGCCGTGTCGGCCGACCTCACCGCGCTCACCAGCGCGGTGCCGATCGGGATGGTCGTGTACCGGGTGAACCCGACGGGCACCGACGGCGCCCCGGTCGGCGGCTTCCCGTCCTCGAACGACACGATGAGCGGCGGCTGCACCGCTAACTGCTTCCGCTACAAGTGGAACTCCAGCACCAAGAAGATGGAGGCCAACGGCGGGCCGGGCTGGGCCAACCCCGAGGTCTGCACCGCCGGCTCCATCGACAACGTCGGCGTCTGGGTGCTCATCCGCCACAGCTACCTGACCAAGCTGATCGGCCAGTACAACTACGTCGAGGGCAAGACGGTCATGCGGCTCGAGCCGGTCCCGACGGACCAGTGCACATGA
- a CDS encoding TadE/TadG family type IV pilus assembly protein has protein sequence MSLRRSEHSGGEPGRMRRRIKPWRERDRRERGIAMVWMALTLLTMVLFAGFAVDVSNWYLRAERIQRAADAGALAGVSYLPGDLGTATTLAKDVSKRNGYAEGGSQNTAIAVTQEANPNRLRVKITTDVPTFFLGLIGMDKLRMTRGAVAEYVAPVPMGSPENKLGNDPARSQNTPQFWINVAGPNSTKESGDRYQAKNCSTSYANCTGTGNPGINNDDYSFDGYFFSLKVKSVVAGQPLNVQVYDPAFTYVGDTCGSNMPTQAQANALQALPGNPYPDAASRYAPGLTTWCTGDQDIGGRTTRTTFIVRAPDTTPWNNLDNPIVSGCTVTMPYFTPGENGFGTINEMLTPTNAKYNAQFASLFRQNVTVCSIPAASVKTGDYILQVRSNVTSAAPTTYSSSVTDGGHNRMSIFTGFGTAGLAAVDGTNVTINALGRLPIYANADAANTTFYLARVLPYDAGRTLRITLWDMGDASQAGTLQILPPAEYATTFAGCKFAKTGTGTMTTSASTCTISNVSSSTGFNGQLVTIDIPIPSDYDCDDDVGTGCWIKVRAAFPAGVSDTTTWSAAILGNPIRIVE, from the coding sequence ATGAGCCTCCGGCGGTCGGAGCACTCCGGGGGCGAGCCCGGGCGCATGCGGCGTCGCATCAAGCCGTGGCGGGAGCGCGATCGCAGGGAGCGCGGCATCGCCATGGTGTGGATGGCGCTGACCCTGCTCACGATGGTGCTGTTCGCCGGCTTCGCCGTCGACGTCTCGAACTGGTACCTCCGCGCCGAGCGCATCCAGCGCGCCGCGGACGCCGGCGCCCTGGCCGGCGTCTCCTACCTGCCCGGCGACCTCGGCACCGCGACGACGCTCGCCAAGGACGTCAGCAAGCGCAACGGCTACGCCGAGGGCGGCTCCCAGAACACGGCGATCGCCGTGACGCAGGAGGCCAACCCGAACCGGCTGCGGGTGAAGATCACCACCGACGTCCCGACCTTCTTCCTGGGGCTGATCGGGATGGACAAGCTCCGGATGACGCGCGGGGCGGTGGCCGAGTACGTCGCCCCGGTGCCGATGGGCTCGCCGGAGAACAAGCTCGGCAACGACCCGGCCCGGAGCCAGAACACGCCCCAGTTCTGGATCAACGTGGCCGGCCCGAACTCGACCAAGGAGTCGGGCGACCGCTACCAGGCCAAGAACTGCTCGACCAGCTACGCCAACTGCACCGGCACCGGCAACCCGGGCATCAACAACGACGACTACTCGTTCGACGGCTACTTCTTCTCGCTCAAGGTGAAGAGCGTCGTGGCGGGCCAGCCGCTCAACGTCCAGGTCTACGACCCGGCGTTCACCTACGTCGGCGACACGTGCGGGTCCAACATGCCCACGCAGGCCCAGGCCAACGCGCTGCAGGCGCTGCCGGGCAACCCCTACCCCGACGCGGCCTCGAGGTACGCCCCGGGGCTGACGACGTGGTGCACCGGCGACCAGGACATCGGCGGCAGGACCACCAGGACCACGTTCATCGTCCGGGCCCCCGACACCACCCCCTGGAACAACCTCGACAACCCGATCGTGTCGGGCTGCACGGTGACCATGCCGTACTTCACCCCGGGAGAGAACGGGTTCGGGACGATCAACGAGATGCTGACGCCGACGAACGCGAAGTACAACGCGCAGTTCGCGTCGCTGTTCCGCCAGAACGTGACGGTCTGCAGCATCCCGGCGGCATCGGTCAAGACCGGCGACTACATCCTGCAGGTCCGCTCGAACGTGACGTCGGCGGCGCCGACGACCTACAGCTCGTCGGTGACCGACGGCGGCCACAACCGCATGTCGATCTTCACCGGCTTCGGGACCGCGGGACTGGCCGCGGTCGACGGCACGAACGTCACGATCAACGCCCTCGGCCGCCTGCCGATCTACGCCAACGCCGACGCCGCCAACACCACCTTCTACCTCGCGCGGGTGCTCCCCTACGACGCCGGGCGGACCCTGCGGATCACGCTCTGGGACATGGGCGACGCCAGCCAGGCCGGCACGCTGCAGATCCTCCCGCCGGCCGAGTACGCCACCACCTTCGCAGGCTGCAAGTTCGCCAAGACGGGCACCGGCACGATGACCACCAGCGCCTCGACGTGCACGATCAGCAACGTGTCGAGCAGCACCGGCTTCAACGGTCAGCTCGTGACGATCGACATCCCGATCCCGTCGGACTACGACTGCGACGACGACGTCGGGACCGGCTGCTGGATCAAGGTCCGCGCCGCCTTCCCTGCCGGAGTGAGCGACACGACCACCTGGTCGGCCGCCATCCTCGGCAACCCGATCCGCATCGTCGAGTAG
- a CDS encoding ABC1 kinase family protein, whose product MRRGRALALAGAVAGAAGAAAALVAATRRDGVRADQLRRTATMARMGARTGTSYVSMRARSALADEERRKELADEFQLRSAEQVAEMLGGMKGALMKLGQMASYLDQGLPEPVREALAELQQNAPPMAPELVEQVVRAELGGAPEQVFAEWDPVPLAAASIGQVHRAVTWDGAAVAVKVQYPGVDRAVAADLENTDLLFNVMGLLFPGMDPGPIVAELRERLVEELDYRIEAAHQRIFVDHYRGHPYIHVPAVFDELSTARVLTTELVQGAPFSEVVGWPDEERQLAAECLYRFAFGGIYQLHAFNGDPHPGNYLFHPGGRITFLDFGLCKRFTPDEVRDFEDMIRAMVLDRDIPRFRRVIERIGLLSPDLVVSDDELVEYFGHFYEFVMEPSVVEITPEWSSDSVRRFFDLSGPHAEIMKAANLPPSMVIVQRINMGLFALFGDLRARANWRAIAEEIWPFADGPPSTPMGERIAEWERDRAQA is encoded by the coding sequence ATGAGGCGCGGGAGGGCGCTCGCCCTGGCGGGTGCGGTGGCCGGCGCCGCCGGTGCGGCGGCCGCGCTGGTGGCGGCGACGCGCCGGGACGGCGTGCGCGCCGACCAGCTCCGGCGCACGGCGACGATGGCCCGGATGGGCGCCCGCACGGGCACGAGCTACGTGTCCATGCGGGCCCGCTCCGCGCTGGCCGACGAGGAGCGGCGCAAGGAGCTCGCCGACGAGTTCCAGCTCCGCAGCGCGGAGCAGGTCGCCGAGATGCTCGGCGGCATGAAGGGCGCGCTGATGAAGCTCGGCCAGATGGCCAGCTACCTCGACCAGGGCCTGCCCGAGCCGGTCCGGGAGGCGCTCGCCGAGCTCCAGCAGAACGCGCCGCCGATGGCGCCCGAGCTGGTCGAGCAGGTGGTGCGCGCCGAGCTCGGCGGTGCGCCCGAGCAGGTCTTCGCGGAGTGGGACCCGGTCCCGCTGGCCGCCGCGTCGATCGGCCAGGTGCACCGGGCGGTGACCTGGGACGGCGCCGCGGTCGCGGTGAAGGTCCAGTACCCGGGCGTCGACCGGGCCGTGGCCGCGGACCTCGAGAACACCGACCTGCTGTTCAATGTCATGGGCCTGCTGTTCCCCGGCATGGACCCGGGCCCGATCGTGGCCGAGCTCCGCGAGCGGCTGGTCGAGGAGCTCGACTACCGGATCGAGGCCGCCCACCAGCGGATCTTCGTCGACCACTACCGCGGCCACCCGTACATCCACGTGCCCGCCGTGTTCGACGAGCTGTCGACGGCGCGGGTGCTCACCACCGAGCTCGTGCAGGGCGCGCCGTTCTCCGAGGTGGTCGGTTGGCCCGACGAGGAGCGCCAGCTCGCCGCCGAGTGCCTCTACCGGTTCGCCTTCGGCGGCATCTACCAGCTGCACGCGTTCAACGGCGACCCGCACCCCGGCAACTACCTCTTCCACCCGGGCGGGCGGATCACCTTCCTCGACTTCGGGCTCTGCAAGCGCTTCACCCCCGACGAGGTGCGCGACTTCGAGGACATGATCCGGGCGATGGTGCTCGACCGCGACATCCCGCGCTTCCGCCGGGTCATCGAGCGGATCGGGCTGCTGTCGCCCGACCTGGTCGTGTCGGACGACGAGCTGGTCGAGTACTTCGGCCACTTCTACGAGTTCGTGATGGAGCCGAGCGTCGTGGAGATCACGCCCGAGTGGTCGTCTGACTCGGTGCGGCGCTTCTTCGACCTGAGCGGACCGCACGCCGAGATCATGAAGGCGGCCAACCTCCCGCCGTCGATGGTGATCGTGCAGCGGATCAACATGGGGCTGTTCGCGCTGTTCGGCGACCTGCGGGCGCGCGCCAACTGGCGGGCGATCGCCGAGGAGATCTGGCCGTTCGCGGACGGTCCGCCGTCGACGCCCATGGGGGAGCGGATCGCCGAGTGGGAGCGGGACCGGGCCCAGGCCTGA
- a CDS encoding peptidylprolyl isomerase, whose amino-acid sequence MTDCPAADGSSPRQTSFDGEMPMCIDPEKSYTAEIVTNHGTMTAYLYPQRAPKTVNNFVSLARYHYYDGLIFHRIIREFMIQGGCPEGSGRGGPGYRFADELPEPGKYEIGSLAMANAGPNTNGSQFFIVSGAHGVTLPPNYSLFGKLIDGFDVLSTLEKVPTGPGDRPKDDVVIESVTITES is encoded by the coding sequence ATGACCGACTGCCCCGCTGCCGACGGATCCTCCCCCCGCCAGACCAGCTTCGACGGGGAGATGCCGATGTGCATCGACCCCGAGAAGAGCTACACGGCCGAGATCGTGACCAACCACGGGACGATGACCGCGTACCTGTACCCGCAGCGGGCGCCGAAGACGGTCAACAACTTCGTGTCGCTGGCCCGGTACCACTACTACGACGGCCTGATCTTCCACCGGATCATCCGCGAGTTCATGATCCAGGGCGGCTGCCCCGAGGGCTCCGGTCGCGGTGGTCCCGGCTACCGCTTCGCCGACGAGCTCCCCGAGCCCGGCAAGTACGAGATCGGCTCCCTGGCGATGGCCAACGCCGGACCCAACACCAACGGCAGCCAGTTCTTCATCGTGTCCGGTGCCCACGGCGTGACGCTGCCGCCCAACTACTCGCTGTTCGGCAAGCTCATCGACGGCTTCGACGTGCTGTCGACGCTCGAGAAGGTGCCCACGGGCCCCGGCGACCGCCCGAAGGACGACGTCGTCATCGAGAGCGTGACGATCACCGAGAGCTGA
- a CDS encoding LCP family protein: MAIGIPVLLLLGVGLLVGRAYRAYRGIERVDLSDVLDPVSGDTVNYLLVGSDSREGLDPDVPVGGESTVTGKRSDTIILLRVGPDGSQMMSIPRDLWVTVASSGKQGRINGAYNGGPANLVQTVKDNLKVPVNHYMEVGFESFVGVVDALGGIEIEFPNPAFDTHSGLYVDQSGPVTLDGRQALAYARSRHYTEKIDGEEVTDPTADLGRQGRQQQFLRTALGEVGATRNPFELVGVTEALSDGLVLDDSIGLFDLIGLARKLSGAEPTTVILPTKGARKGGAAVLVLDQPAADAALAGFR; this comes from the coding sequence GTGGCCATCGGCATCCCCGTGCTGCTCCTCCTCGGCGTCGGGCTCCTGGTGGGCCGGGCGTACCGCGCCTACCGGGGCATCGAGCGCGTCGACCTGTCCGACGTGCTCGACCCGGTCTCGGGCGACACCGTGAACTACCTGCTCGTCGGCTCCGACTCCCGTGAGGGCCTCGACCCCGACGTCCCGGTCGGCGGCGAGAGCACGGTTACCGGCAAGCGCAGCGACACGATCATCCTCCTGCGGGTCGGGCCCGACGGCAGCCAGATGATGTCGATCCCCCGCGACCTCTGGGTCACGGTCGCCTCGAGTGGCAAGCAGGGTCGCATCAACGGCGCGTACAACGGCGGGCCGGCCAACCTGGTCCAGACCGTCAAGGACAACCTGAAGGTCCCGGTGAACCACTACATGGAGGTCGGCTTCGAGAGCTTCGTCGGCGTGGTCGACGCGCTCGGCGGGATCGAGATCGAGTTCCCCAACCCCGCCTTCGACACCCACTCCGGGCTGTACGTCGACCAGTCGGGTCCGGTCACCCTCGACGGGCGCCAGGCGCTCGCGTACGCACGGTCCCGCCACTACACGGAGAAGATCGACGGCGAGGAGGTCACCGACCCCACGGCCGACCTCGGCCGCCAGGGCCGCCAGCAGCAGTTCCTCCGCACCGCCCTCGGCGAGGTCGGCGCGACCCGCAACCCGTTCGAGCTCGTCGGGGTCACCGAGGCGCTGTCGGACGGGCTCGTGCTCGACGACTCGATCGGCCTCTTCGACCTGATCGGGCTGGCACGGAAGCTCAGCGGCGCCGAACCGACCACGGTGATCCTGCCCACGAAGGGCGCCCGCAAGGGCGGCGCCGCCGTGCTGGTGCTCGACCAGCCGGCCGCCGACGCCGCGCTCGCCGGGTTCCGTTGA
- a CDS encoding XdhC family protein — protein sequence MTAPGAEGGAPLSDLLRSALRTGRPVALATVVEGPGSGSKLLVGLDGTAVGTLGHPDLDRVVTRDALGELAQGRTTVRHYGPQGQAVETTVGVFVESFTSPPRLVVFGAVDFTGALVRVGKVLGFHVTVCDAREVFATPARFPEADEVVVDWPDRHLRDVGALLGPADAICVLTHDAKFDVPALVEALGTDAGYIGALGSRRTHADRVERLREAGVGDEALGRIMAPIGLDIGARTPEETAISICAEIIARRTGRSAGSLRDGDGPIH from the coding sequence GTGACCGCGCCGGGGGCCGAGGGCGGGGCCCCGCTGTCGGACCTGCTGCGCTCGGCGCTGCGGACCGGTCGCCCGGTCGCGCTGGCCACGGTCGTCGAAGGGCCGGGGAGCGGATCGAAGCTCCTCGTCGGACTCGACGGCACGGCGGTCGGCACGCTGGGGCACCCCGACCTCGACCGGGTGGTGACCAGGGACGCGCTCGGCGAGCTCGCTCAGGGCCGCACGACGGTCCGCCACTACGGGCCGCAGGGCCAGGCGGTCGAGACGACCGTGGGCGTCTTCGTCGAGTCCTTCACGTCGCCGCCACGGCTCGTCGTGTTCGGGGCCGTGGACTTCACCGGGGCGCTCGTCCGGGTCGGCAAGGTGCTCGGGTTCCACGTGACCGTGTGCGACGCCCGCGAGGTGTTCGCCACCCCGGCCCGCTTCCCCGAGGCGGACGAGGTGGTGGTCGACTGGCCCGACCGGCACCTCCGCGACGTGGGCGCGCTCCTCGGTCCGGCGGACGCGATCTGCGTCCTGACCCACGACGCCAAGTTCGACGTGCCGGCCCTCGTCGAGGCGCTCGGGACCGACGCCGGCTACATCGGCGCGCTCGGCTCGCGCCGCACCCACGCCGACCGCGTCGAGCGCCTGCGGGAGGCCGGCGTCGGCGACGAGGCGCTCGGGCGGATCATGGCGCCGATCGGTCTCGACATCGGCGCCCGCACCCCCGAGGAGACCGCGATCTCGATCTGCGCCGAGATCATCGCCCGTCGGACGGGCCGGTCGGCCGGCAGCCTCCGCGACGGCGACGGGCCGATCCACTGA
- a CDS encoding XdhC family protein, with protein sequence MQDVLEQATAWRRQGRRVAIARVVEVAGSGPREPGAAMVVTDRGEVAGSVSGGCVESAVVTEALDVLDREERRLITFGYSDAEGMAVGLTCGGTIHLFLEPLDW encoded by the coding sequence GTGCAGGACGTGCTCGAGCAGGCCACGGCGTGGCGTCGGCAGGGTCGTCGGGTGGCGATCGCGCGCGTCGTCGAGGTCGCCGGATCGGGCCCGCGCGAGCCCGGGGCCGCGATGGTCGTGACCGACCGCGGCGAGGTGGCCGGGTCGGTGTCGGGCGGCTGCGTCGAGTCCGCCGTGGTGACCGAGGCGCTCGACGTCCTCGACCGCGAGGAGCGGCGCCTGATCACGTTCGGCTACAGCGACGCCGAGGGCATGGCGGTCGGGCTCACGTGCGGCGGCACGATCCACCTGTTCCTCGAGCCGCTGGACTGGTGA
- a CDS encoding RrF2 family transcriptional regulator, with the protein MRISAKVDYAVRAAAELAQRSPGRSAGATTGETIGEAQGIPTKYLENILAELRRSGIVGSRRGADGGYWLARPADEVSIADIVRAVEGPLADVRGEAPEELSYEGPAQPLERVWIATRASIRQVLEATTLAHLVADDLPPHVAELLTDESAWTRRSNF; encoded by the coding sequence ATGCGCATCTCGGCCAAGGTCGACTACGCCGTGCGGGCCGCCGCCGAGCTGGCACAGCGGTCCCCGGGCCGCTCGGCGGGCGCAACGACCGGCGAGACGATCGGCGAGGCCCAGGGCATCCCGACGAAGTACCTCGAGAACATCCTGGCCGAGCTCCGACGGTCCGGCATCGTCGGCAGCCGCCGCGGCGCCGACGGCGGCTACTGGTTGGCCCGTCCCGCCGACGAGGTGTCGATCGCCGACATCGTCCGCGCCGTCGAGGGCCCGCTGGCCGACGTGCGCGGCGAGGCGCCGGAGGAGCTGTCGTACGAAGGTCCGGCGCAGCCGCTCGAACGGGTGTGGATCGCGACCCGGGCGAGCATCCGCCAGGTGCTCGAGGCGACCACGCTCGCCCACCTGGTGGCCGACGACCTCCCGCCCCACGTCGCCGAGCTGCTCACCGACGAGTCGGCCTGGACCCGCCGCTCCAACTTCTGA
- a CDS encoding aldehyde dehydrogenase family protein, translating into MTSPQAPAGAAADRGLVPSHMDLLIGGERTPAADGATFTVTDPSTGVELASIAKAGPPDLERAITTARAAFDSGVWADVDATARGKVLLRAAALIRERLDAFAWAEVANAGHTIEDARWEAGAMADVFEYYAGAADKHLGAVVPTPDAGLGLVLKVPVGVCGLIVPWNFPMLIATWKLAPALACGNAVILKPASLTPVTALMLGELLVEAGVPAGCVTVLPGPGASVGDALVADPRVDKISFTGDSSTGSHLLRTLSPNITRISLELGGKSAAIVFADADLETAIDAIPYSVFANAGQDCCARSRVLVERSVYDDVVARVVERTARMVVGDPADEATEVGPMISEGQRSTSLEYLDIGRSEGAEVLCGGESSGPGFYLTPAVVAGVDNSMRIAREEIFGPVVTVIPFDDEDDAVAIANDSEYGLSGTLWTRDVGRAVRVGKAVRTGVMSVNTNRSVRYQLPFGGFKRSGVGRELGLAALEHYTESKTLFLSAD; encoded by the coding sequence ATGACCTCCCCCCAGGCCCCAGCGGGTGCGGCGGCCGACCGCGGCCTCGTCCCCAGCCACATGGACCTCCTGATCGGCGGCGAGCGAACCCCGGCCGCCGACGGCGCGACCTTCACCGTCACCGACCCGTCGACCGGCGTGGAGCTGGCGTCGATCGCCAAGGCCGGTCCGCCCGACCTGGAGCGGGCGATCACCACGGCGCGGGCTGCGTTCGACTCGGGCGTGTGGGCCGACGTCGACGCCACCGCCCGCGGCAAGGTCCTGCTGCGGGCCGCCGCGCTCATCCGCGAGCGGCTCGACGCGTTCGCGTGGGCCGAGGTGGCGAACGCCGGCCACACGATCGAGGACGCGCGGTGGGAGGCGGGGGCCATGGCCGACGTCTTCGAGTACTACGCCGGCGCCGCCGACAAGCACCTCGGTGCGGTCGTCCCGACGCCCGACGCCGGCCTCGGCCTGGTGCTGAAGGTCCCCGTCGGGGTGTGCGGCCTGATCGTGCCGTGGAACTTCCCGATGCTGATCGCCACGTGGAAGCTGGCGCCGGCGCTGGCGTGCGGCAACGCCGTGATCCTCAAGCCGGCCTCGCTGACGCCGGTCACCGCGCTGATGCTCGGCGAGCTGCTGGTCGAGGCGGGCGTGCCGGCCGGGTGCGTCACGGTGCTGCCCGGTCCCGGCGCCAGCGTCGGCGACGCGCTCGTGGCCGACCCCCGGGTCGACAAGATCTCGTTCACGGGCGACTCGTCGACCGGCTCGCACCTGCTGCGCACGCTGTCGCCGAACATCACCCGCATCTCGCTGGAGCTCGGCGGCAAGTCGGCGGCGATCGTCTTCGCCGACGCCGACCTCGAGACCGCGATCGACGCCATCCCGTACTCGGTGTTCGCCAACGCCGGCCAGGACTGCTGCGCCCGCAGCCGGGTCCTCGTCGAGCGGTCCGTGTACGACGACGTCGTCGCCCGAGTCGTGGAGCGGACCGCTCGCATGGTGGTCGGCGACCCGGCCGACGAGGCGACCGAGGTCGGTCCGATGATCTCCGAGGGCCAGCGGTCGACCAGCCTCGAGTACCTCGACATCGGCCGGTCCGAGGGCGCCGAGGTGCTGTGCGGCGGCGAGTCGAGCGGCCCGGGCTTCTACCTGACCCCCGCCGTCGTGGCGGGCGTCGACAACTCGATGCGCATCGCCCGCGAGGAGATCTTCGGCCCGGTCGTGACGGTCATCCCGTTCGACGACGAGGACGACGCCGTCGCGATCGCGAACGACAGCGAGTACGGCCTGTCGGGCACGCTCTGGACCCGCGACGTCGGCCGGGCCGTCCGCGTCGGCAAGGCGGTCCGCACCGGCGTGATGAGCGTCAACACCAACCGCAGCGTGCGCTACCAGCTGCCCTTCGGGGGCTTCAAGCGCAGCGGCGTCGGTCGCGAGCTCGGTCTGGCGGCGCTGGAGCACTACACCGAGTCGAAGACGCTCTTCCTCTCGGCCGACTGA
- a CDS encoding SDR family oxidoreductase, translating to MAANSGAGRLDGKVALITGSAAGLGRVAAELFAAEGADVVIADVTDGTEAVEAIAAGGGRAAFVSTDVTDEDSVRAAVEFATSEFGGLHVLYNNAGVSLADDDGVVNTDVSVWDRTLQVNVTGVALGCKHGIPAMLETVEADRAAGRTGGASIINVASFVAHLGAATPQIAYTASKGAVLAMTREIAVIHARQGLRANALCPGPVLTPLLAKYLDDDAKRQRRLVHIPMGRFGEPQEIANGALFLASDESSFMTGQSLLVDGGITAAYTTPE from the coding sequence ATGGCAGCGAACAGCGGTGCAGGACGACTCGACGGCAAGGTCGCGCTCATCACGGGCTCGGCGGCGGGACTGGGGCGCGTGGCCGCGGAGCTGTTCGCCGCCGAGGGCGCCGACGTGGTGATCGCCGACGTCACCGACGGCACCGAGGCGGTCGAGGCCATCGCCGCCGGGGGCGGACGGGCCGCCTTCGTGTCGACCGACGTGACCGACGAGGACTCGGTCCGCGCCGCGGTCGAATTCGCCACGAGCGAGTTCGGCGGGCTGCACGTGCTCTACAACAACGCCGGCGTGTCGCTGGCCGACGACGACGGCGTGGTGAACACCGACGTCTCGGTGTGGGACCGCACGCTGCAGGTCAACGTCACCGGCGTCGCGCTGGGCTGCAAGCACGGCATCCCGGCCATGCTCGAGACGGTCGAGGCCGACCGGGCGGCCGGGCGCACCGGCGGCGCGTCGATCATCAACGTCGCCAGCTTCGTCGCCCACCTCGGCGCCGCCACCCCGCAGATCGCCTACACCGCGTCGAAGGGGGCGGTGCTGGCCATGACCCGGGAGATCGCCGTCATCCACGCCCGACAGGGCCTCCGCGCCAATGCGCTGTGCCCCGGGCCGGTGCTCACACCGCTCCTGGCGAAGTACCTCGACGACGACGCCAAGCGCCAGCGCCGCCTCGTCCACATCCCGATGGGCCGCTTCGGCGAGCCGCAGGAGATCGCCAACGGGGCGCTCTTCCTCGCGTCGGACGAGTCGAGCTTCATGACCGGCCAGTCGCTGCTGGTCGACGGCGGCATCACCGCCGCCTACACCACGCCGGAGTAG